ACGATTTACCTCCCGTGAAAATACATTTGTTGAAGGCGATACCCATAGGCGCTGGGTTGGGAGGAGGATCTGCCGATGCAGCTTTTACGATTAAAGCACTGAATCAGCAGTTTAATCTTCAAATTTCCCATGAAAAACAGCTCAGCTATGCACGTAGATTAGGGAGCGACTGTGCTTTTTTTATTCTCAACAAACCTGCTTATTGTTTTCATAGGGGAGATGAGTTCGAGGATGTGTCCCTTAGTCTGGCCGGGAAATGGATTGTAATGGTCAACCCAGGGGTACATATATCCACAGTCGAGGCGTATTCCGGAGTTCAGGCGAAACGAAGTGGCAAAGATTTGCGTACTGTTTTAAAGGAACCTGTTGCTTCCTGGCGCGATCAAATTAAAAATGATTTCGAAGCAACACTTTTTGTAAAATACCCTCTATTAGAGACAATTAAAA
The genomic region above belongs to Dyadobacter pollutisoli and contains:
- the ispE gene encoding 4-(cytidine 5'-diphospho)-2-C-methyl-D-erythritol kinase; its protein translation is MLVFPNAKINLGLNIVEKRVDGFHNIESCFYPVGWTDALEITPAGQFTFQSDGIAIPGNGNDNLCAKAYQMLAVDYDLPPVKIHLLKAIPIGAGLGGGSADAAFTIKALNQQFNLQISHEKQLSYARRLGSDCAFFILNKPAYCFHRGDEFEDVSLSLAGKWIVMVNPGVHISTVEAYSGVQAKRSGKDLRTVLKEPVASWRDQIKNDFEATLFVKYPLLETIKNNLYNLGAFYASMSGSGSTLYGIFDEEKNLKENFRNYKVWQGFLD